In Oscillospiraceae bacterium, the following are encoded in one genomic region:
- a CDS encoding metallophosphoesterase yields MKLLKNWTWRKIIRATLIVFLIIAAIHIIHALTLDRILQYKEVSLYSQNLPPEMDGYRVAFIADTHILSDSRLRGIVDELNSRDIDLLLLGGDMSVGGHVPEGKFETFTEIATTDGMFGISGNHDWYPRLFEAYIVNGIMPLANSGLHVRENFYLAGVEDLWGGNPCIETAIADATADDFVLLLSHNPDVAMQQDTSDVDLILSGHTHGGQITFFCVWAPYFTLRRHITEYGQRFRAGWAQSRDGTPVLVSRGAGEYLPRVFARPQVVIVTLRHGE; encoded by the coding sequence ATGAAACTACTAAAAAACTGGACATGGCGGAAGATAATCAGAGCAACCCTCATCGTATTTCTCATCATCGCCGCCATCCACATCATCCACGCACTCACACTCGACAGAATTCTACAATACAAAGAAGTATCACTCTACTCACAAAATCTGCCGCCCGAAATGGATGGATACAGAGTGGCATTCATTGCCGACACGCACATCTTGTCCGACAGCCGATTGCGCGGGATTGTCGACGAATTGAACAGCAGAGACATTGACTTGTTGCTCCTCGGCGGCGATATGTCAGTCGGCGGTCATGTGCCGGAGGGGAAGTTTGAAACCTTTACGGAAATTGCAACGACGGACGGTATGTTCGGCATTTCCGGCAACCATGATTGGTATCCGAGGCTGTTTGAGGCTTATATTGTCAACGGTATCATGCCATTAGCAAATAGCGGGTTGCATGTTCGCGAGAATTTCTATCTGGCGGGCGTGGAAGATCTTTGGGGTGGCAATCCGTGCATTGAAACGGCGATTGCCGATGCGACTGCCGATGATTTTGTGTTGTTGTTGTCACATAATCCTGATGTGGCTATGCAACAGGACACGAGCGATGTTGATCTAATATTGAGTGGTCATACACACGGCGGGCAAATAACATTTTTTTGTGTTTGGGCGCCGTACTTTACTTTGCGACGACATATTACCGAATATGGTCAGCGCTTTCGTGCAGGCTGGGCACAGAGTCGTGACGGTACGCCGGTGCTTGTCAGTCGCGGGGCGGGAGAATATTTGCCGCGGGTGTTTGCGCGGCCGCAAGTGGTGATTGTGACATTGAGACATGGGGAATGA
- a CDS encoding DUF5711 family protein: MDENVVDLNKERKKRARKPFRPLRSLLSAIFIFVVVGLVLYAVINRDQLQGNPMLAFFERLNIPFQREGEPADQFIYDRNLRNSVQVYRNGLVILSPARLAVHDVSGREQVSIAVNMPNPVLRVGDNALLSFDRGGQALLIHRRYELRRSEVFEHGIINAHMNVDGRYLLITRQPGYAAVITVYNADDRRMYQWFSAAQFVVDAALSPHANAIAVATVRQDGIAALGEVRLFNARDDSGEPAYVFSQPDGVPLAVTYRRGNVIATLWEDELILLDNQAREIARWGWSGQVLRSFSFGGDYIVLQVSRYQSEGGSTIVVLDNDGNVIAEKAFGEDIIDLDAGGGKIALLTRDAGVVYSTRLEELGVVMIEPDERGVIVRDDGSLVLLGQRAARVISIEE; the protein is encoded by the coding sequence ATGGATGAAAATGTCGTTGACTTAAATAAGGAGCGCAAGAAGCGGGCGCGAAAGCCGTTTAGACCTTTGCGTTCTCTTTTGAGTGCAATTTTCATCTTTGTTGTTGTCGGACTAGTGCTGTATGCGGTTATCAACCGTGACCAATTGCAAGGCAATCCCATGTTGGCATTTTTTGAGCGACTGAACATACCGTTTCAGAGAGAGGGCGAACCGGCAGATCAATTTATCTACGACCGTAATTTACGCAACAGTGTGCAAGTTTACCGCAACGGGTTGGTGATTCTGTCGCCGGCGCGGTTGGCTGTTCATGACGTGAGTGGACGCGAGCAGGTCAGTATAGCAGTCAATATGCCCAACCCCGTGTTGCGCGTGGGTGACAATGCACTGCTCAGTTTCGACCGTGGCGGGCAAGCGTTGCTCATTCATCGCCGATATGAACTGCGCCGCAGTGAGGTATTTGAACACGGCATCATCAACGCTCACATGAATGTCGACGGACGCTATTTGCTCATTACGCGGCAACCCGGTTATGCGGCAGTGATTACAGTGTATAATGCCGACGACCGCCGCATGTATCAGTGGTTCTCGGCGGCACAATTTGTTGTTGACGCGGCGCTTTCACCGCATGCCAATGCTATTGCCGTGGCAACAGTGCGGCAGGACGGTATCGCCGCTTTGGGCGAGGTGCGTCTCTTTAATGCACGTGATGATTCGGGCGAGCCGGCTTATGTATTTTCACAGCCCGACGGCGTACCGTTGGCGGTAACGTATCGGCGTGGCAATGTAATTGCGACATTGTGGGAAGATGAATTGATTTTGCTCGATAATCAGGCTCGGGAAATCGCGCGATGGGGATGGTCGGGACAGGTGCTGCGAAGCTTCAGCTTCGGGGGTGATTATATTGTCCTGCAGGTTTCGCGCTATCAGTCCGAAGGTGGCAGTACTATTGTAGTACTTGACAATGATGGTAATGTGATTGCCGAAAAGGCCTTTGGTGAAGACATTATAGACCTTGATGCCGGCGGCGGTAAAATTGCATTGCTGACCCGCGATGCCGGTGTTGTCTATTCGACAAGATTGGAAGAATTGGGCGTTGTAATGATTGAGCCGGACGAGCGAGGCGTTATTGTACGTGATGATGGCAGTTTGGTACTGTTGGGGCAACGCGCCGCGCGGGTTATTTCAATAGAAGAGTAG
- a CDS encoding ATP-binding cassette domain-containing protein — translation MIDISMHELHKYYGANHVIKGVTFEIYSGEKIGLLGKNGSGKTTLFKVIAEDEPYDSGGLAKATIKRVEILAQIPVFADNDTVEDILRSSFKEITDIHAAMKKIEGDENPAVLTRYGKLMEEYERHGGYEVDFKIEKICNGMNIGEKLRNSPFQLLSGGEKTRVNLARILLRGCDILLLDEPTNHLDLASLEWLERFLREFQGTIVVISHDRVFLDRVIERVIEIDDGKLHFYQGNYSFYVEEKERRFFTHAEQYKQQQRKIDQLEFAIKRQRVWAAINPLNTGLAKRALAMEKRIEQMDKVEKPITSGKMTEDFNRGGYAAKEVVTFDSVCKGYGANALLDNVTLSINRNDRIALVGENGCGKTTLLKLVMREDVCDKGVVKISSSIKIAYMPQIILFDDENATVLETLRDIVALPEEKLRSILARFRFRAPDVLKRVGNLSGGEKSRLKLCLLMQNQANVLILDEPTNHLDIASREWIEDAVSDWDGTMLFISHDRYFLNKFASKIWHMERGGITAFNGGFDDYLKSTVTDKALASISSVSKKKKKFPAKTKDSPKIPFSPEALICEAESELDAITGEIEMLLSNSAYQTMDMLYQKKHQIEEHIAFLYNKWIQESEV, via the coding sequence ATGATTGATATATCAATGCATGAACTGCACAAATACTACGGTGCAAACCATGTGATTAAGGGTGTTACCTTTGAAATTTACAGCGGTGAGAAAATCGGACTGTTGGGAAAAAATGGCTCCGGCAAAACAACCTTATTCAAGGTAATTGCCGAAGATGAGCCTTATGATAGCGGAGGTCTTGCCAAAGCAACAATTAAAAGAGTGGAGATTCTCGCACAAATCCCGGTTTTTGCCGACAATGATACTGTTGAGGATATTTTGCGGTCGTCATTCAAAGAGATAACTGACATTCATGCGGCCATGAAAAAAATCGAAGGTGACGAAAATCCGGCGGTTTTGACGCGATACGGAAAATTGATGGAGGAATACGAGCGGCACGGTGGGTATGAGGTGGATTTCAAAATTGAGAAAATCTGCAATGGCATGAACATTGGAGAGAAACTAAGGAATAGCCCGTTTCAATTGCTGAGTGGCGGTGAAAAAACACGGGTAAATTTAGCGCGTATTCTGCTTCGAGGCTGCGATATACTCCTGCTCGACGAGCCAACAAATCATCTTGACTTAGCCTCTCTCGAGTGGCTTGAACGTTTTTTACGAGAATTTCAAGGTACGATTGTGGTTATTTCTCATGACCGGGTTTTTCTTGATCGTGTGATTGAGCGCGTGATAGAAATCGATGACGGCAAGTTGCATTTTTATCAAGGCAACTACAGCTTCTATGTCGAAGAAAAAGAGAGGCGTTTTTTTACTCACGCAGAACAATATAAGCAGCAACAGCGAAAAATCGACCAGCTGGAATTTGCGATAAAGCGACAGCGCGTATGGGCTGCGATAAATCCGTTAAATACAGGACTAGCCAAGCGTGCTTTGGCTATGGAAAAGCGCATTGAACAAATGGACAAGGTAGAGAAACCTATCACATCAGGAAAAATGACTGAGGACTTCAATCGCGGCGGGTATGCGGCAAAAGAAGTTGTCACGTTCGATTCGGTATGTAAAGGCTATGGGGCCAATGCGTTGCTGGATAACGTGACACTTAGCATTAACAGGAATGACCGTATTGCTTTAGTCGGCGAAAATGGCTGTGGAAAGACCACACTCTTGAAACTGGTAATGAGGGAGGACGTTTGTGACAAAGGCGTAGTCAAAATAAGCAGCAGTATCAAAATTGCATATATGCCCCAAATCATCCTGTTCGACGATGAAAATGCGACAGTGCTTGAGACCTTACGAGATATAGTTGCTCTCCCCGAAGAAAAGCTGCGAAGTATTTTGGCGCGTTTTCGATTTAGAGCCCCAGACGTGTTGAAGCGGGTCGGCAATCTTTCCGGCGGCGAGAAAAGCCGCTTAAAGCTATGTCTGCTCATGCAAAATCAGGCAAACGTCTTGATTCTTGATGAGCCGACAAACCACCTTGATATTGCGTCAAGAGAATGGATTGAGGATGCTGTGTCCGATTGGGACGGCACGATGCTATTTATCTCCCACGACCGATATTTTCTAAATAAGTTTGCGTCAAAAATATGGCACATGGAAAGGGGTGGCATCACTGCGTTTAACGGTGGTTTTGACGACTATCTAAAATCAACGGTAACCGATAAGGCATTGGCAAGCATATCTTCTGTCAGCAAGAAAAAGAAAAAGTTTCCTGCCAAAACAAAAGATTCGCCTAAAATCCCGTTCTCGCCGGAAGCGCTCATTTGTGAAGCCGAGTCTGAGTTGGATGCAATCACTGGCGAGATAGAAATGCTGTTGTCCAACTCCGCGTATCAAACAATGGATATGCTCTATCAGAAAAAACATCAGATTGAAGAGCATATCGCATTCCTGTATAACAAATGGATTCAAGAAAGTGAGGTTTAA
- a CDS encoding ATP-dependent Clp protease ATP-binding subunit, with protein MGTLGTLCVHCKKNIAVVFVTRMEKDKEPEHQGFCLKCARELNMNIGPFGSMFKQMGMTDDDMDAISSGMSEMLSDPSALMSGLGVMNEGNEDNDDDSAIDDEGKTATFPFLDRIFQNQMPLPQPDQSASANEEQPKQAGDGQSADGGRPGRDKKRENGRDNKAKQPKKLKFLDSYCLNLTGRARDGKLDRIVGRGDETERVIQIINRRQKNNPCLIGEPGVGKTAIAEGLALRIAEGSVPDKLKDKEVYLLDLTSLVAGTQFRGQFESRMKGLIEEIKRTGNIILVIDEVHTLVGAGDAEGSMNAANILKPALSRGEIQVIGATTFAEYRKHIEKDAALERRFQPVIINEPSVDESVKILEGIAHYYEQHHGISVDNTICRAAVTLSERYITDRFLPDKAIDLLDEAASSLNLSSEQIAQAAKLHRKLRGLDEEIALLQEEEDVDYEALAACKSKSLQLKEDLQEVMKDGAPKLTVADLARVIEQWTKVPASSIAAAEFEKLNGLPERLKKRIVGQDDAIIAITAAIARNRVGLSPKRKPVSLIFAGPTGVGKTELVKLIAADMFDTPESLIRLDMSEFMEKHAVSRIIGSPPGYVGYDEAGQLTEKIRRKPYSVVLFDEIEKAHPDVLNVLLQVLDDGYITDAHGRKVNFENTILVMTTNAGSDKKTGSIGFGRTDEALNRDRTMKALKDFLRPEFLNRVDEIVVFNPLPQEHFKAIAVIMMDDLAEAASSRGLTLTYDALVPEWLAKQAFSEEYGARHLRRYIQKEIEDKIASLLVERYADVPSGVTVSVDSEQLVVIS; from the coding sequence ATGGGAACATTGGGAACACTGTGTGTTCATTGCAAAAAAAATATTGCCGTTGTGTTTGTTACACGGATGGAAAAGGATAAAGAGCCGGAACATCAAGGATTCTGCCTAAAATGTGCACGTGAATTAAATATGAATATCGGCCCGTTTGGTAGCATGTTTAAGCAGATGGGCATGACGGATGACGATATGGATGCCATCAGCAGCGGTATGAGTGAGATGCTGAGCGACCCATCGGCGCTGATGAGTGGGCTGGGTGTAATGAATGAAGGCAACGAGGATAACGACGACGATTCGGCTATCGACGATGAGGGCAAGACAGCAACATTTCCATTTCTTGACCGCATCTTTCAAAACCAAATGCCGTTGCCACAGCCTGACCAATCGGCGTCCGCCAATGAAGAGCAACCAAAGCAAGCTGGTGACGGACAGTCGGCAGATGGCGGGCGTCCCGGACGGGATAAAAAACGTGAAAACGGGCGTGATAACAAAGCCAAGCAGCCTAAAAAGCTGAAGTTTTTGGACAGTTATTGCCTCAATTTGACAGGTCGGGCGCGTGACGGAAAACTTGATCGCATCGTCGGGCGCGGCGATGAGACTGAGCGCGTCATTCAGATTATCAACCGGCGGCAAAAGAACAACCCCTGCTTGATTGGTGAACCCGGCGTAGGCAAAACAGCGATTGCCGAAGGCTTGGCATTGCGTATTGCCGAGGGGAGTGTGCCGGATAAGCTCAAAGACAAAGAGGTGTATTTGCTCGATTTGACGTCGCTTGTTGCCGGTACACAGTTTCGTGGGCAGTTTGAAAGTCGCATGAAGGGCTTGATTGAGGAGATTAAACGCACGGGCAACATTATTTTGGTCATTGACGAAGTACATACACTGGTCGGTGCCGGTGATGCTGAGGGGTCGATGAATGCTGCGAATATTCTGAAACCGGCATTGTCACGCGGTGAGATTCAAGTCATCGGTGCCACGACATTTGCTGAGTATCGAAAACATATCGAAAAAGATGCCGCGCTGGAGCGCCGCTTTCAGCCGGTGATTATTAATGAGCCATCAGTTGATGAATCGGTCAAGATTTTAGAGGGCATTGCACACTATTATGAACAACATCACGGCATTTCAGTTGACAACACCATTTGTCGTGCTGCTGTGACATTGAGCGAACGCTATATCACCGACCGCTTCTTGCCCGACAAGGCGATTGATTTGCTCGATGAGGCGGCGAGCTCACTAAATTTATCAAGTGAGCAAATCGCGCAAGCGGCGAAACTTCATCGGAAGTTGCGCGGGTTGGACGAGGAAATTGCATTATTGCAAGAGGAAGAAGATGTTGATTATGAGGCGTTGGCGGCTTGTAAGAGCAAGTCGTTACAGTTGAAAGAGGATTTACAGGAAGTCATGAAAGACGGTGCGCCTAAGTTGACGGTGGCCGACTTGGCGCGTGTGATTGAGCAGTGGACAAAAGTGCCTGCCAGTTCGATTGCGGCCGCGGAATTTGAAAAATTAAACGGCTTGCCCGAGCGCTTAAAAAAGCGCATCGTCGGGCAGGATGACGCAATAATCGCCATTACAGCGGCGATTGCGCGCAATCGGGTGGGGCTGTCGCCCAAGCGAAAGCCTGTGTCGTTGATTTTTGCGGGACCGACAGGCGTGGGCAAGACCGAATTGGTCAAGTTAATTGCCGCTGATATGTTTGACACGCCGGAGAGCTTGATACGGCTTGATATGTCAGAGTTTATGGAAAAGCATGCGGTCAGCCGTATTATCGGCTCGCCGCCCGGATATGTGGGCTATGACGAGGCAGGGCAATTGACTGAGAAGATTCGTCGCAAGCCATATTCTGTTGTGCTGTTTGATGAAATTGAGAAAGCGCACCCTGATGTGCTGAATGTGCTGCTGCAAGTGCTGGATGACGGATATATCACCGATGCACACGGCCGAAAAGTCAACTTTGAAAACACGATTTTGGTTATGACTACGAATGCCGGCAGCGATAAAAAGACAGGAAGCATTGGCTTCGGCCGCACTGATGAGGCTCTTAATCGTGACCGTACCATGAAAGCCCTGAAAGATTTTCTGCGCCCTGAATTCCTCAATCGTGTGGATGAAATCGTTGTTTTCAATCCGTTGCCGCAGGAGCATTTTAAGGCGATTGCGGTTATTATGATGGATGATTTGGCTGAAGCAGCAAGCAGTCGCGGGTTGACATTGACCTATGACGCATTGGTGCCGGAATGGCTTGCTAAGCAGGCGTTTTCAGAAGAATATGGTGCGCGGCATTTGCGGCGGTACATTCAAAAAGAAATTGAGGATAAAATTGCGAGCTTGCTGGTCGAGCGGTATGCCGATGTGCCGTCGGGCGTGACGGTTTCGGTTGATAGCGAGCAGTTAGTGGTGATTAGTTAG
- a CDS encoding CvpA family protein: MPWILWDIIIVAVLAFAAWRGWRRGLILSIAGIAVFVLSIWLAGVLAGQFANPAADSFSTLIGGRAADAFDDAREEYIYERDDDERINDHDPETQRALAERTLRQLNIHSRDIGRLQSEIMEQVTEHGETVRAAATTVMARAIMRIVLFIFFFIILAIVLHLLVRFINTFFEIPIIKQLNQFGGLGVGILSGLLLIFVLAWLIRYTGVGAGTLGANDSFIMGWIQNITPFRIF; this comes from the coding sequence ATGCCTTGGATTTTATGGGATATCATTATCGTTGCTGTGCTGGCATTTGCCGCGTGGCGTGGATGGCGCAGAGGGTTGATTCTCAGCATAGCCGGCATTGCCGTCTTCGTATTGTCAATATGGTTGGCCGGCGTATTGGCGGGGCAGTTTGCTAACCCGGCGGCCGATAGCTTCTCTACCCTGATTGGCGGTCGCGCAGCTGACGCATTTGACGACGCGCGCGAGGAATATATTTATGAACGCGACGACGATGAGCGCATAAATGACCACGACCCCGAAACACAACGTGCCTTAGCCGAGCGGACGCTCCGGCAATTGAATATTCACAGCCGTGATATTGGACGCCTGCAAAGTGAAATTATGGAGCAGGTCACCGAACATGGCGAAACGGTTCGGGCGGCGGCAACTACAGTGATGGCGCGTGCAATTATGCGGATTGTGTTGTTTATATTCTTTTTCATTATATTGGCAATCGTGCTGCATTTGCTTGTGCGATTTATCAATACTTTCTTTGAAATTCCGATTATAAAGCAACTCAATCAATTTGGAGGGCTGGGTGTCGGGATCTTGTCGGGATTGCTACTGATTTTTGTGTTGGCATGGCTTATTCGCTATACAGGGGTAGGTGCGGGTACACTAGGTGCCAACGACAGCTTTATTATGGGATGGATACAGAACATCACGCCATTCCGCATTTTCTAA
- a CDS encoding peptidylprolyl isomerase: protein MSEERKNPQVTIEMKNGGRIVIELYYDVAPNTVLNFVNLVNRGFYDGTVFHRVSPRFMIQGGCPDGTGSGGPGYSIKGEFSANGFENDLSHNRGVISMARAQHPDSAGSQFFIMTADSPGLDTAYASFGRVIDGMDVIDRIAAQDGPNIDGATVRPNEEQVMQCVTVETFGEYYDTPTTVG from the coding sequence ATGTCAGAAGAAAGAAAAAATCCGCAAGTGACGATCGAAATGAAGAATGGCGGACGTATTGTGATAGAGTTGTACTATGATGTTGCGCCCAATACAGTGCTGAATTTTGTAAATCTTGTCAACAGAGGGTTTTATGATGGCACCGTCTTTCATCGTGTAAGCCCACGTTTTATGATTCAAGGTGGATGCCCTGACGGGACGGGCAGCGGCGGGCCGGGTTATAGCATCAAGGGGGAATTTTCGGCAAATGGCTTTGAGAATGACTTATCTCACAACAGAGGTGTTATCTCAATGGCTCGCGCCCAGCACCCTGATAGTGCCGGTTCACAATTCTTTATCATGACGGCCGATTCGCCGGGGCTGGATACAGCATACGCCTCATTTGGCAGGGTTATCGATGGTATGGATGTGATCGATCGTATCGCAGCACAGGATGGCCCGAACATCGATGGTGCAACGGTCCGACCGAATGAAGAACAAGTTATGCAATGTGTGACGGTTGAAACGTTTGGCGAATATTATGATACACCGACGACAGTTGGATAG
- a CDS encoding ATP-binding protein: protein MNFEFITEKLDAMPVPMFLLKDGVILHGNDAAARLFGTTWCGHELYALFDADLVPQLLRGAVELYSMFSRNEKAYDLRLRPEGEYFVLEFLPDAGKLSSEAFADLLQSISIKLLELLQSYNIRAQDANYMRQFTRLARHIGDLAQFENKNKQYMPILSEAQAYIETFSERLTTELSMGRIRILSLEDVAPMELDTMKLDIVLYNLLTNALKASPYDAEIVVRPWIADEMLHISVEDKGPGFDFSRHRTTTQAKLGLELVDRIIKLMGGQWEKRNRPEGGAYVAIHLPMKVDIRIQQLQSNVTPLYDNGAALELLRLEMAAWL, encoded by the coding sequence ATGAACTTTGAATTTATTACCGAAAAATTAGACGCTATGCCTGTCCCAATGTTTTTGCTCAAAGATGGGGTTATTTTGCATGGCAATGACGCTGCCGCGCGGCTGTTCGGCACGACGTGGTGTGGACATGAACTGTATGCGCTGTTTGATGCTGATTTAGTGCCACAGCTACTGCGCGGTGCAGTTGAGTTGTATAGCATGTTTTCGCGCAATGAGAAGGCGTATGATTTACGATTGCGGCCGGAAGGCGAGTACTTTGTGTTGGAATTTTTGCCTGATGCGGGTAAATTGTCAAGCGAGGCCTTTGCCGATTTGCTGCAGAGTATCAGCATCAAACTGCTTGAATTGCTGCAGAGCTACAACATTCGTGCACAGGATGCCAATTATATGCGACAGTTTACACGGCTGGCGCGGCATATCGGTGATTTGGCGCAATTTGAGAATAAAAACAAACAATATATGCCTATCCTATCTGAAGCACAGGCATATATTGAAACTTTTTCTGAACGACTGACAACAGAATTATCGATGGGGCGTATTCGTATTTTGTCGTTGGAAGATGTCGCGCCAATGGAATTGGATACGATGAAGCTGGACATTGTGCTTTACAATTTATTGACAAACGCATTGAAAGCCTCGCCGTATGATGCGGAAATTGTTGTGCGGCCATGGATTGCAGATGAAATGCTACATATTTCAGTGGAGGACAAAGGACCCGGCTTTGACTTTAGTAGACACCGCACCACGACGCAAGCTAAGTTGGGATTGGAATTGGTAGATAGGATTATTAAGCTGATGGGCGGGCAATGGGAGAAACGAAACCGCCCGGAGGGCGGGGCGTATGTGGCGATTCATTTACCGATGAAAGTAGATATAAGGATACAACAGTTGCAAAGCAATGTGACGCCGTTGTATGACAACGGCGCAGCATTGGAATTGCTGCGGCTGGAAATGGCGGCATGGCTATGA
- a CDS encoding CDP-alcohol phosphatidyltransferase family protein — translation MNIPNMLSLLRLLMVPMFPIVYNSGVLYAHWYAAGVYLLAACTDVIDGWLARRNDQITKLGRILDPMADKAMAFTVLLTITIAGVVHWWAVLVLFVKEVVMAWGAMVLMRKRNDVFAAVEVGKAATAVFFVVCLVMTVFPAIPLLWSNVLLAIAVGLNIAALIYYLYLYFNKQEEKI, via the coding sequence ATGAATATACCTAACATGCTATCTTTATTACGGCTGCTGATGGTGCCGATGTTTCCCATCGTGTATAATTCAGGTGTGCTTTATGCACACTGGTATGCAGCGGGCGTGTATTTGCTGGCCGCTTGCACCGATGTCATTGATGGTTGGTTGGCACGGCGCAATGACCAAATCACAAAATTGGGACGAATTCTTGACCCGATGGCTGATAAAGCCATGGCGTTTACTGTGTTATTGACCATTACGATTGCTGGTGTGGTACACTGGTGGGCAGTGCTTGTGCTGTTTGTCAAGGAGGTGGTGATGGCGTGGGGCGCGATGGTGCTTATGCGTAAGCGCAATGATGTATTTGCTGCTGTCGAAGTTGGAAAAGCGGCGACGGCAGTATTCTTTGTTGTCTGTTTGGTGATGACAGTCTTTCCTGCCATTCCGCTGTTATGGAGCAATGTCTTGCTGGCGATTGCTGTTGGGCTGAATATCGCCGCATTGATATATTATTTATACCTGTACTTTAACAAGCAGGAAGAAAAAATATAA